The genomic region GGTTTGGCGGGTCGAACCCAGCCGTGAGGAATTGCCCCGTCAGCACGAGGCGGGCCGTGCGGCCATTGCCATCCTCGAATGGGTGAATGCGGATCAAGCGCGCGTGAACATACGCGCTCACCATCACCACGCCTTCCAGGCGGTCCGCGGCGTCTGGAAGGTAACTCAGGTAGTCCAGATGTTCATTGGCGTGGGCGTAGGTGGCGTGCACCGCCGCGTCAATCTCCGATGGTGGCAGGCCATAGTACGACCCGAAGGTGACGTCACCCGTGCGCCAGGCCCCTGCCCGGATGCCCAACGCGGCCCCCAGCACTGCGTGCCACGCTTGGAGATCGCTGACCTGCAAGGTGGCTGGGGGCGCGTCGAAGAGCTGGTGATGGAGCAGCAAGAGCGCCTGAGTGGTTGCTGGAACCTGCTCAGGCGCGTCGTTTTTACCTCTTGGACTCTCGTCACCCATGCATGCCGGGGAGGGAAACGGCAAGGCCTTCCAGGCGCTGCGTGGCGATCACCTGCTGATCAATGAAGGTGCGGCGGTCCACGCCCCTCAAAGTGCCCTGACGTGCCTGACGGTGAATCACAAGCTGTGCCTTCGCCCGCGCCCATTGCGCGGCTGTGGGGGGGACATGCACCCACTTGCCGTCTGGCCCTTTGGCAAGCTCACGGCCCAGGTAGAACGCCTGCATGGCCTCCTGGGAAATGATCCGGTCGCAGTTTGCCCCGGCGGGCAGATCACCGCGGGTGTCTTTCCACGGCGCGTCCTCGTGGCTCAGGTCGCTGAGCTCGTACGCCGTCAGGTGCCCGTATTTTGCCCAGGTGGCGCGCAGGAGCTCGACGTCCG from Deinococcus arcticus harbors:
- a CDS encoding Panacea domain-containing protein translates to MTTIAAAAAVLQQEFGAEGMKLQKILYYAQAAALVQRGLPLFSEEFQAWRHGPVNRDIWDGQVMPAPLPAADVELLRATWAKYGHLTAYELSDLSHEDAPWKDTRGDLPAGANCDRIISQEAMQAFYLGRELAKGPDGKWVHVPPTAAQWARAKAQLVIHRQARQGTLRGVDRRTFIDQQVIATQRLEGLAVSLPGMHG
- a CDS encoding Fic family protein, which gives rise to MLLHHQLFDAPPATLQVSDLQAWHAVLGAALGIRAGAWRTGDVTFGSYYGLPPSEIDAAVHATYAHANEHLDYLSYLPDAADRLEGVVMVSAYVHARLIRIHPFEDGNGRTARLVLTGQFLTAGFDPPNLSRLSRDVYLSALNRYNHLGTDDLYCPALDPLKKVILDLL